The following are encoded in a window of Alphaproteobacteria bacterium LSUCC0719 genomic DNA:
- a CDS encoding 23S rRNA (pseudouridine(1915)-N(3))-methyltransferase RlmH yields MKLVILAVGRGRASPEQTLVGDWLDRLPQGGALVEVESRLPSGAARTRDEADRLLRHLAPSAPLIACDPRGRDTSSEALAELLRRYRDDGVPTTYFAIGGADGHDSTVLDRAQHKIAFGSATWPHMLFRAMLAEQLYRATMILAGHPYHRA; encoded by the coding sequence ATGAAACTTGTCATTCTTGCAGTTGGACGGGGCCGCGCGTCACCGGAACAGACACTTGTCGGCGACTGGCTTGACCGGCTGCCGCAGGGTGGTGCGCTTGTCGAAGTTGAATCACGTCTGCCTTCGGGCGCTGCGCGAACGCGTGACGAAGCAGACAGGTTGTTGCGGCACCTTGCACCTTCGGCACCGTTGATTGCCTGTGACCCCCGTGGGCGGGATACCTCGTCAGAAGCATTGGCGGAGCTGCTGCGGCGCTATCGTGACGATGGTGTCCCGACGACCTATTTCGCCATTGGCGGCGCTGACGGACATGACAGCACGGTTCTTGACCGCGCGCAGCACAAGATTGCCTTTGGCAGCGCCACCTGGCCGCATATGCTGTTTCGCGCGATGCTGGCAGAACAGCTCTATCGTGCCACGATGATCCTGGCCGGGCACCCCTATCATCGGGCCTGA
- the gpmI gene encoding 2,3-bisphosphoglycerate-independent phosphoglycerate mutase, translating to MTNPNHPTSRPPVVLCIMDGWGLRASTEANAVALARTPAVDALTARWPHARLAASGPDVGLPEGQVGNSEVGHMNIGAGRVVMQDLPRINAALADGSLAAHPALAELAADLTRNGGRVHVMGLLSAGGVHSHQDQMLAVINGLAGLGADVIVHGFTDGRDVLPRDAVHSLPPFLDAVAGTARFGTLTGRYWAMDRDHRWERTMTAYAAIADATCQHAPAPDPLTALQSAYESGESDEFVTPRVIAGYDGMRDGDAIVMINFRADRVRQLLSCWLYPDEVDGDLVPVRLAGVIGMTSYSAALDSRMTTLFGPQTIHDTLGQVVAAAGRRQLRLAETEKYPHVTFFLNGGDESQAAGEDRVMVPSPKVATYDLAPEMSAEGVVAAALDSLAACRHDLIVMNFANPDMVGHTGDLDAAIRAVETVDGYVGRIAEAVLAHHGSMIVTADHGNCEVMWDEVANSPHTAHTTNPVPVILVGAADGTKLDNGRLADLAPTLLELMGVERPAAMTGRPLHLGDVD from the coding sequence ATGACAAACCCGAACCACCCCACATCCCGCCCGCCTGTTGTCCTGTGCATCATGGATGGCTGGGGCCTTCGCGCCTCGACCGAAGCCAACGCCGTTGCGCTTGCCAGGACGCCCGCTGTTGACGCGCTGACGGCGCGCTGGCCACATGCCAGGCTTGCTGCGTCCGGGCCGGATGTCGGCCTTCCGGAAGGCCAGGTTGGCAATTCCGAGGTTGGCCATATGAATATCGGTGCCGGCCGGGTTGTCATGCAGGATCTGCCACGGATCAACGCCGCGCTGGCTGACGGATCGCTGGCGGCGCATCCGGCACTTGCCGAACTGGCGGCTGATCTGACCCGGAATGGGGGCCGCGTTCATGTCATGGGATTGCTGTCTGCCGGGGGTGTTCATTCGCATCAGGACCAGATGCTGGCCGTGATCAACGGGCTTGCCGGATTGGGCGCGGATGTCATCGTACATGGCTTCACCGACGGACGTGACGTACTGCCACGGGATGCCGTACATTCGCTGCCCCCTTTTCTCGATGCTGTTGCCGGCACCGCACGATTCGGCACGCTCACAGGACGCTATTGGGCAATGGATCGCGACCACCGGTGGGAGCGGACGATGACAGCCTATGCGGCCATTGCGGACGCGACATGCCAGCACGCGCCCGCCCCAGACCCGCTGACGGCGCTCCAATCAGCCTATGAAAGCGGCGAAAGCGACGAATTCGTAACTCCGAGGGTGATCGCAGGATATGACGGCATGCGCGATGGCGACGCCATCGTAATGATCAATTTCCGTGCCGACAGGGTGCGCCAGCTATTGTCCTGCTGGCTTTACCCCGACGAGGTTGACGGCGATCTTGTCCCGGTCCGGCTTGCCGGTGTCATTGGCATGACATCCTATTCGGCGGCACTTGATTCGCGGATGACCACCCTGTTCGGCCCGCAGACAATCCACGACACGCTGGGCCAGGTGGTGGCAGCCGCCGGTCGCCGTCAGTTGCGGCTTGCCGAAACCGAAAAATATCCTCACGTGACCTTCTTTTTGAATGGCGGTGATGAATCACAGGCTGCGGGCGAGGACAGGGTCATGGTGCCATCACCAAAGGTGGCAACCTATGATCTGGCACCGGAGATGAGCGCCGAGGGAGTGGTTGCTGCGGCGCTGGACAGTCTGGCTGCATGTCGTCACGACCTGATTGTCATGAATTTTGCCAATCCAGACATGGTCGGCCATACAGGCGATCTGGATGCAGCCATCCGGGCCGTTGAAACAGTTGATGGCTATGTCGGCAGAATCGCCGAAGCGGTGCTGGCACATCATGGCAGCATGATCGTCACCGCTGATCATGGAAATTGCGAAGTGATGTGGGACGAGGTCGCCAATTCACCACATACGGCGCACACAACAAATCCGGTGCCGGTCATTCTTGTTGGCGCAGCCGACGGGACAAAACTTGATAATGGCAGGCTTGCCGATCTGGCACCGACACTGCTTGAACTTATGGGTGTGGAACGGCCAGCGGCGATGACAGGGCGGCCGTTACATCTTGGAGATGTCGATTGA
- a CDS encoding S41 family peptidase yields MENWTHVSRLRLWHVAVFCATLFMAGLLIPTLTTAQSSSREDTYRQLGLFGDIFQRVRESYVDEIDDRDLIEAAITGMLTSLDPHSSFLNTENFSDMQEQTKGRFGGLGVEITMEQGMVKVVSPIDDTPAARAGLQPEDYLIAVDDESIIGMQLSEAVEKLRGEVGSKVIVKVQRGQQEPFDITIVRDFIKIRSVRSEIYDGIGYIRITTFSEQTTPGLMDTVDDFFREEGDNLKGIVLDLRNNPGGLLTEAISVSDAFLEEGEIVSTRGRNADGGSHVYAKPGDIARGLPMVILINSGSASASEIVAGALKDHKRAVILGTRSFGKGSVQSVIPISNTSAIRLTTARYYTPSGVSIQGLGIVPDIEVELARIEPVEGGVVREEDLKGAIEGDNGGGGNADTGTNGTADTEKAKDDTPEEPVDRSKIDYQLARALDLIRGVAVFGALKPAS; encoded by the coding sequence ATGGAAAATTGGACGCATGTCAGCCGCCTCCGTCTTTGGCACGTTGCCGTCTTTTGCGCCACCCTGTTCATGGCTGGCCTGCTCATACCAACGCTGACAACAGCGCAATCCTCATCGCGTGAGGACACCTACCGTCAGCTTGGGCTGTTTGGCGATATCTTTCAGCGGGTCCGCGAGAGTTATGTCGATGAAATTGACGACCGCGATCTGATTGAAGCCGCGATTACCGGCATGCTAACGTCGCTTGATCCGCATTCGAGCTTTCTCAATACCGAGAATTTTTCGGATATGCAGGAACAGACAAAGGGTCGGTTTGGCGGCCTTGGTGTCGAGATCACGATGGAACAGGGCATGGTCAAGGTCGTGTCGCCAATCGATGACACGCCTGCGGCACGGGCCGGGCTGCAACCGGAAGATTACCTGATCGCCGTCGATGATGAATCCATTATCGGCATGCAGCTGTCCGAAGCTGTGGAAAAGCTGCGTGGCGAGGTTGGCTCGAAAGTGATCGTCAAGGTCCAGCGTGGCCAGCAGGAACCGTTTGATATCACCATCGTGCGCGACTTCATCAAGATCAGGTCGGTTCGCTCGGAAATCTATGATGGTATCGGTTACATCCGGATCACCACCTTTTCCGAACAGACAACACCGGGCCTGATGGACACGGTTGACGATTTCTTCCGCGAGGAAGGCGACAATCTGAAGGGAATTGTTCTCGACCTGCGTAACAATCCCGGCGGCCTTCTGACCGAAGCCATTTCAGTGTCCGATGCCTTTCTTGAAGAAGGCGAGATTGTTTCAACACGTGGCCGCAACGCCGATGGTGGATCGCATGTCTATGCCAAGCCCGGCGACATTGCCCGCGGCCTGCCGATGGTGATCCTGATCAATTCCGGATCGGCCTCCGCCTCTGAAATTGTTGCCGGCGCATTGAAAGACCACAAGCGCGCCGTCATTCTCGGCACACGGTCCTTTGGCAAGGGGTCGGTGCAGTCGGTGATCCCGATTTCCAACACCTCGGCCATCCGCCTGACAACAGCCCGCTACTACACACCGTCCGGGGTATCGATCCAGGGTCTGGGGATTGTGCCGGATATTGAGGTTGAGCTTGCCAGGATCGAGCCGGTGGAAGGCGGTGTGGTTCGCGAGGAGGATCTGAAGGGCGCGATTGAAGGTGATAATGGCGGTGGCGGAAATGCCGACACCGGCACAAACGGGACGGCCGACACCGAAAAGGCAAAGGATGACACACCCGAGGAGCCTGTCGACAGGTCAAAGATCGACTATCAGCTGGCACGGGCGCTTGACCTGATCCGCGGTGTGGCTGTCTTTGGCGCTCTGAAGCCCGCCTCATGA
- a CDS encoding RNA pyrophosphohydrolase — MSDIPYEERGYRPCVGIFLLNDKRQLFAGRRLDNRAEAWQMPQGGIDHGESAIEACLREMKEEIGTNKADLLQEHDDWLHYDIPQPLADRLWHGKYRGQKQKWMALQFTGSDADINIDTAEPEFCEWRWIAPQSLIDLAVPFKRDVYQTLMESFAGLLRP; from the coding sequence ATGAGTGACATTCCCTATGAAGAACGGGGCTATCGCCCCTGTGTCGGCATTTTCCTGCTGAATGACAAACGCCAGCTATTTGCCGGCCGGCGGCTGGACAACCGGGCCGAGGCCTGGCAGATGCCGCAGGGCGGCATCGACCATGGCGAGTCTGCCATCGAAGCCTGTCTTCGGGAAATGAAGGAGGAAATCGGCACCAACAAGGCCGACCTTCTTCAGGAACATGATGACTGGCTTCACTATGACATTCCCCAGCCACTTGCCGACCGGCTATGGCATGGCAAATATCGCGGCCAGAAGCAGAAATGGATGGCTCTGCAATTCACCGGGTCGGACGCCGATATCAACATTGACACGGCGGAACCTGAATTCTGCGAATGGCGATGGATTGCACCGCAATCGCTGATCGACCTTGCGGTGCCGTTCAAGCGGGATGTCTACCAAACCCTCATGGAGTCATTCGCCGGTCTGCTGCGGCCCTGA
- the atpC gene encoding ATP synthase F1 subunit epsilon: MAETTQLELVTPADIMVQKPAEMVVAPGAEGLFGVLPRHAPLLSDLVRGIVEVHENGKVTNRFMIDGGLADVSGESVTILTERAEDLDKASRDDIKARADAANGAEAEFLNAVLAAL; this comes from the coding sequence ATGGCGGAAACCACGCAACTCGAGCTGGTGACACCGGCAGACATCATGGTCCAGAAGCCAGCCGAAATGGTTGTGGCACCTGGTGCCGAAGGTCTGTTCGGCGTGCTGCCACGGCACGCGCCGCTGCTGTCCGATCTTGTACGCGGCATTGTCGAGGTGCATGAAAATGGCAAGGTGACCAACAGGTTCATGATCGATGGCGGGCTTGCCGATGTATCCGGTGAATCCGTGACCATCCTGACCGAACGCGCCGAGGATCTCGACAAGGCCAGCCGCGATGACATCAAGGCCCGTGCCGATGCCGCCAATGGGGCCGAGGCCGAATTCCTGAATGCGGTGCTGGCGGCACTGTAG
- the atpD gene encoding F0F1 ATP synthase subunit beta, translating into MANNIGKISQVIGAVVDVEFEGHLPAIQNALEVDNGGQRLVLEVAQHLGESAVRTIAMDSTEGLVRGAEAADTGAPITVPVGPETLGRILNVIGEPVDEGKPVKAKKSYPIHRPAPEYVDQSTEAEILVTGIKVVDLLAPYAKGGKIGLFGGAGVGKTVLIMELINNVAKAHGGYSVFAGVGERTREGNDLYHEMVESGVIKTDGEGSKAALVYGQMNEPPGARSRVALTGLTLAEYFRDEEGQDVLFFVDNIFRFTQAGSEVSALLGRIPSAVGYQPTLATDMGALQERITTTTKGSITSVQAIYVPADDLTDPAPAASFAHLDATTVLSRQIAELGIYPAVDPLDSSSRMLDPRIVGERHYQIARNVQEVLQQYKSLQDIIAILGMDELSEEDKLVVARARKIQRFLSQPFHVAEVFTGSPGKLVGLDDTIDGFAGIINGDYDHLPEAAFYMVGTIEEAVEKGKKLMQDAA; encoded by the coding sequence ATGGCAAACAATATCGGCAAAATCAGTCAGGTCATCGGCGCCGTTGTCGATGTCGAGTTCGAAGGCCACCTTCCGGCCATCCAGAACGCCCTCGAGGTGGACAATGGCGGTCAGCGGCTGGTTCTCGAGGTGGCACAGCATCTTGGCGAATCGGCGGTTCGGACCATTGCGATGGACTCAACCGAAGGTCTTGTCCGTGGCGCTGAAGCCGCAGATACGGGTGCGCCGATCACGGTTCCTGTCGGCCCGGAGACACTTGGCCGGATCCTGAACGTGATTGGCGAGCCTGTTGATGAGGGTAAGCCCGTCAAGGCAAAGAAATCCTATCCGATCCACCGCCCGGCCCCGGAATATGTCGACCAGTCGACGGAAGCCGAAATCCTGGTAACGGGGATCAAGGTTGTTGACCTGCTGGCGCCCTATGCCAAGGGCGGCAAGATCGGCCTGTTCGGCGGTGCGGGTGTTGGCAAGACCGTTCTGATCATGGAACTGATCAACAACGTCGCCAAGGCGCATGGTGGTTACTCGGTGTTTGCCGGTGTTGGCGAGCGGACACGTGAAGGCAACGACCTCTATCATGAAATGGTTGAATCCGGCGTCATCAAGACCGATGGCGAAGGCTCCAAGGCCGCGCTTGTCTATGGCCAGATGAATGAACCGCCAGGTGCCCGTTCGCGTGTTGCGCTGACCGGTCTGACACTGGCTGAATATTTCCGTGACGAAGAAGGCCAGGACGTTCTGTTCTTTGTCGACAACATCTTCCGCTTTACCCAGGCGGGTTCGGAAGTGTCGGCGCTTCTTGGTCGTATTCCTTCGGCGGTGGGTTATCAGCCGACGCTCGCCACCGACATGGGCGCGCTTCAGGAACGGATCACCACGACAACCAAAGGATCGATCACCTCGGTTCAGGCCATTTATGTGCCTGCCGATGACCTGACCGACCCGGCACCTGCCGCCTCGTTTGCGCACCTTGACGCGACAACCGTTCTGTCGCGCCAGATTGCCGAACTTGGAATCTACCCGGCTGTTGACCCGCTCGATTCGTCCTCGCGTATGCTTGATCCGCGGATTGTGGGCGAGCGGCATTACCAGATCGCCCGTAACGTCCAGGAAGTTCTGCAGCAATACAAGTCACTGCAGGATATCATCGCCATCCTGGGCATGGACGAACTGTCGGAAGAGGACAAGCTTGTTGTGGCCCGTGCCCGCAAGATTCAGCGCTTCCTGTCGCAGCCATTCCACGTTGCCGAGGTCTTCACAGGCTCGCCGGGCAAGCTGGTTGGCCTTGACGACACCATTGACGGCTTTGCCGGCATCATCAATGGGGATTACGACCATCTTCCGGAAGCCGCCTTCTACATGGTTGGCACCATCGAAGAGGCCGTTGAAAAGGGTAAAAAGCTGATGCAGGACGCCGCCTAA
- a CDS encoding F0F1 ATP synthase subunit gamma, which yields MPSLKDLKTRINSVKSTQKITSAMKMVAAAKLRRAQDSAERGRPYADRMQQIINSLAAKADPSSAPQLLVGNGQDKTHLLVVMSADRGLCGGFNGAITRQTRTEVARLRGEGKTVKLLMVGRKSADALRRELGDSYIEALEGIQGTSVAFADAASISDKVRTGFEAGEFDVCTIIFNKFKSAISQEITLKKLIPAEVDDTATADEQGVSYEYEPEEEELLAAVLPRNISTQIYSALLESSAAELAARMTAMDNATRNAGDLIDRLTLVYNRTRQATITKELIEIISGAEAV from the coding sequence ATGCCATCGTTGAAAGACCTTAAAACGCGCATCAACAGCGTGAAGTCGACGCAGAAGATCACTTCGGCCATGAAAATGGTCGCGGCGGCCAAACTGCGTCGGGCACAGGATTCTGCCGAGCGCGGTCGTCCCTATGCCGATCGCATGCAGCAGATCATCAATTCGCTTGCTGCCAAGGCCGACCCGTCCTCGGCACCGCAGCTTCTTGTCGGCAACGGCCAGGACAAAACGCATCTGCTTGTCGTGATGTCAGCTGATCGTGGCCTGTGCGGCGGCTTCAACGGTGCCATCACCCGTCAGACCCGGACCGAGGTGGCTCGTCTTCGCGGCGAGGGCAAGACGGTCAAGCTGCTGATGGTGGGGCGCAAATCCGCCGACGCGCTGCGTCGCGAGCTTGGCGATTCCTACATCGAAGCCCTTGAAGGTATTCAGGGCACTTCGGTTGCCTTTGCAGATGCCGCATCGATTAGTGACAAGGTGCGGACCGGTTTCGAGGCCGGCGAGTTTGATGTCTGCACCATCATCTTCAACAAATTCAAATCTGCCATTTCACAGGAAATCACGCTGAAGAAGCTGATTCCAGCCGAGGTCGATGATACAGCCACAGCTGATGAACAGGGCGTTTCCTATGAATATGAGCCGGAAGAGGAAGAACTTCTTGCTGCGGTACTGCCGCGCAATATTTCGACCCAGATCTACAGCGCCCTGCTGGAATCCTCGGCTGCCGAACTTGCGGCCCGGATGACGGCAATGGACAATGCAACGCGCAATGCGGGCGATCTGATCGACCGTCTGACACTGGTCTATAACCGGACCCGTCAGGCAACCATCACCAAGGAACTCATCGAAATCATTTCCGGCGCCGAAGCGGTGTAA
- the atpA gene encoding F0F1 ATP synthase subunit alpha, producing the protein MDIRAAEISAILKEQIANFGSDAEVAEVGRVLSVGDGIARVHGLDEVQAGEMVEFEGGVKGMALNLESDNVGIVIFGDDRAIKEGDVVRRTASIVDAPVGKGLLGRVVDALGNPIDGKGPLKDVTRNRVEVKAPGIMPRKSVHEPMQTGLKAIDSLIPIGRGQRELIIGDRQTGKTAIAVDAFINQKPVNEAAGKDDSKKLFCIYVAVGQKRSTVAQIVRALEEQGALEYSIVVAATASDPAPMQFLAPYTACTMGEYFRDNGMHALVVYDDLSKQAVAYRQMSLLLRRPPGREAYPGDVFYLHSRLLERAAKMNESNGSGSLTALPVIETQAGDVSAYIPTNVISITDGQIFLETELFYKGIRPAVNVGLSVSRVGSAAQIKAMKQVAGSVKLELAQYREMAAFAQFASDMDASTRALLERGARLTELLKQPQYSPMKVEEQVAVIFAGVNGYLDGIEVGDVGRFEAGLMEHLRSAASDVLGAIRDEQKLSDETEAKLRAAIEAFSKSFA; encoded by the coding sequence ATGGATATTCGTGCGGCTGAAATTTCAGCAATCCTGAAGGAACAGATCGCCAATTTCGGCAGTGATGCAGAGGTCGCCGAGGTTGGGCGCGTATTGTCGGTTGGCGACGGTATTGCCCGTGTCCACGGCCTTGATGAAGTCCAGGCCGGCGAGATGGTCGAGTTCGAGGGCGGTGTCAAAGGCATGGCGCTGAACCTTGAATCAGACAATGTCGGTATCGTTATCTTCGGCGATGACCGCGCGATCAAGGAAGGCGACGTTGTTCGCCGGACCGCATCAATCGTTGACGCGCCGGTCGGCAAGGGTCTTCTTGGCCGTGTTGTCGATGCGCTTGGCAACCCGATTGACGGCAAGGGCCCGCTGAAGGACGTAACCCGCAACCGGGTTGAGGTAAAAGCGCCGGGCATCATGCCGCGCAAGTCGGTTCACGAGCCGATGCAGACCGGCCTCAAGGCGATCGACAGCCTGATCCCGATTGGCCGTGGCCAGCGCGAGCTGATCATCGGTGACCGTCAGACAGGCAAGACGGCGATTGCGGTCGACGCCTTCATCAACCAGAAGCCGGTGAATGAGGCGGCTGGCAAGGATGACAGCAAGAAGCTGTTCTGCATCTATGTTGCCGTCGGTCAGAAGCGGTCGACAGTTGCCCAGATCGTTCGCGCTCTTGAAGAACAGGGTGCGCTTGAATATTCGATCGTTGTCGCCGCCACGGCGTCCGATCCGGCCCCGATGCAGTTCCTGGCACCTTACACCGCCTGCACCATGGGTGAATATTTCCGCGACAACGGCATGCATGCGCTGGTCGTCTATGACGATCTGTCAAAGCAGGCTGTCGCCTACCGCCAGATGAGCCTTCTGCTTCGTCGCCCGCCAGGCCGTGAAGCCTATCCCGGTGACGTTTTCTATCTCCACTCCCGCCTTCTTGAGCGGGCGGCGAAAATGAACGAGTCGAACGGCTCGGGTTCGCTGACGGCGCTTCCTGTTATCGAAACACAGGCTGGCGATGTGTCGGCCTATATTCCGACCAACGTGATCTCGATCACCGACGGTCAGATCTTCCTTGAGACCGAACTGTTTTACAAGGGCATCCGTCCGGCCGTGAATGTCGGCCTGTCGGTCAGCCGTGTTGGTTCGGCAGCGCAGATCAAGGCGATGAAGCAAGTTGCCGGCTCGGTGAAGCTGGAGCTTGCGCAGTATCGCGAAATGGCAGCCTTTGCACAGTTTGCCTCGGACATGGATGCCTCGACCCGGGCGCTGCTTGAGCGTGGCGCGCGTCTGACCGAGCTTCTGAAGCAGCCTCAGTACAGCCCGATGAAGGTTGAAGAGCAGGTTGCGGTGATCTTTGCCGGTGTGAATGGCTATCTCGATGGAATCGAGGTTGGTGATGTCGGCAGGTTCGAAGCTGGTCTGATGGAGCATCTTCGCAGCGCCGCCAGCGATGTCCTTGGCGCGATCCGGGACGAGCAGAAGCTGTCGGACGAGACCGAAGCGAAGCTGAGAGCCGCCATCGAGGCATTCTCCAAGAGTTTCGCCTGA
- a CDS encoding F0F1 ATP synthase subunit delta: MSSSAKGLAGRYAGALYALAEDAGKIDAVVADLTSLADILAGNDELKMLVGSPAISWSAQTKAMTAILEKGGADALTVKFVGTVASNGRLHALSRIISAFLAEHARRRGEISAEVISAVELDDKRRTRVEKAVAKLAGSDKLSLSMRVDPALIGGLVVRIGSRMIDTSVRTKLNRLETAMKGIA; this comes from the coding sequence TTGAGTTCTAGCGCTAAGGGTCTTGCCGGCCGTTATGCAGGTGCATTGTACGCACTTGCCGAGGACGCTGGCAAAATCGATGCTGTTGTTGCCGATCTAACCAGTCTTGCCGACATTCTGGCCGGCAATGATGAGTTGAAGATGCTTGTTGGGTCACCGGCAATTTCCTGGTCAGCACAGACCAAGGCGATGACGGCCATTCTTGAAAAGGGCGGCGCCGACGCGCTGACGGTAAAGTTTGTTGGCACCGTCGCGTCAAATGGCCGGCTGCACGCCCTGTCCCGAATCATTTCCGCCTTCCTTGCCGAGCATGCCCGCCGTCGCGGCGAGATCTCGGCCGAGGTGATCTCCGCCGTTGAACTTGACGACAAGCGCCGGACGCGTGTCGAAAAGGCAGTGGCAAAACTTGCCGGCAGCGACAAGCTCTCGCTCTCCATGCGGGTGGATCCGGCACTCATCGGCGGTCTGGTCGTACGGATCGGATCGCGGATGATCGACACATCAGTAAGAACAAAGCTCAACCGGCTTGAAACAGCTATGAAGGGTATAGCGTGA